The nucleotide sequence GGCCACGCTGCGGCCCATGAACAGGCCGGGCTGATCGGGAACTTCCGCATCGATCAACACATCGACAGCGGTTCCGACACGACTCTCGTTCCACTCAAAGGCGATCTGCTGCTGAATCGCCATCAGTTCTTCTTGACGTCGCAGCGAGACGTCTTCGGGCACCCGGCCCGGAAGTTTCGCCGCCGGCGTGTCCGGTTCGACGCTGTAAGTGAACACACCCAAGTGTTCGAATTTTTGTTCAGCGACAAAGTCACACAGTTGACGGAAATCGTCATCGGTTTCACCGGGGAATCCCGTGATCATGGTGGTCCGCATGACCAGATTGTCGATACGTTGCCGTAGCTTTTCCAAGATCACTTCTTGGCTGGCGCGAGTGGTCTTTCGCGACATGCGTTTCAACATCGTGTCGCTGGCGTGTTGCAGCGGCATGTCGATGTAGGGCAACACACGCCGGGCACCGACAATGACGTCGATCAAATCGTCGTCGATGTACATCGGATAAAAGTACATCAGCCGGATCCAATCGATGGATTCGATCTTGTCCAATTCCGTCAGCAATTCGGTCAAGCGAGGGCGACCGTACAAGTCCATGCCGTAATAGGTCGTGTCTTGTGCGACCACGACGACTTCACGGACGCCGCTGTCACCCAGCCGTTTGGCCTCGTCGACGACTTGTTCGATCGGCTTGCTGTAGTGCTTTCCGCGCATCTTTGGGATCGCACAGAACGTACACAACCGGTCACAACCTTCGCTGATTTTCAAATAAGCGAAGTGCCGTGGGGTGATGGCCGATCGCATCGAATCGGAAAGCGGCTGGATCGCGGCGGGCTTGAAAACCGTCCGCTGTTCTTCCAGCCCGCTGTACAGATCATCGATCACCGCGACGATGTCGTTCCGCCCAAAAACGCCGACCATCGCATCGATTTCGGGACGTTCCTTCAGCAGTTCGCCTTGCCCACGTTCGGCCAGACAACCGGTGACGACGACGTTACGGATCTTGCCGTCGCGTTTCAGCTGCAGCATTTCGTCGATCGCGCCCAGCGATTCGTCGCGAGCCGATTCAATGAAGCCGCACGTGTTGACGATCACAAAGTCGGCATCGTCGACATCCGGGACCATCCGATAGCCGTCATGGTCCAAACGCCCCAGCATCTGTTCGGTATCGACCAGGTTTTTGGGGCACCCCAGACTGACGACGGCATATTGACCGCGTGCCTTTCCGTCACCGGTGGATTCGGCCGGCGAGGGGGCATTGGAAGACGCGGTATCGGTAACGATGGGAAGTTTCATAGCGGGAATTAAACCGACCGCCGCGGTTTCTGGCAAACGGAAGTTTCCGGCAAAAACCGGTCTCCGCCGCCCAGTCAGCTCAAAAGGGCCTGGATCGGCTGTCCTTCCGCACCACCGATCTTGAACGGGCGGCCGTTGGGGGCATAGAAATCCTCGTCCGTCGGCAGCCCCGCGGCGGCCGCGATCGTCTTGTTGAAATCGCTGATCGTCACGTGGTTGTCCACAACGCTGTGCCCTTTTTCGTCCGATGCACCATAGACCTGCCCCATCTTGATCCCGGCACCCGACAGCAGACTGCAAAACGCCCCCGGATGGTGATCGCGGCCGGCATTCTGGTTCACGTTCGGCTTGCGTCCGAATTCCGTCGTCAGGACCACCAGGGTTTCGTCCAGCATTCCCTTGGCGTGCAAGTCACGTAGCAGTGAACTGAGTGCCGTGTCCAACGCCGCCGCCTTGTCGGTCAACCGACCGTACAAGTCCTGGTGCATGTCCCAGCCGCCGTCGCTAACTTCGACAAATCGTGCACCGCTTTGAACCAAACGACGGGCCAACAAGCAGCCTTGGCCCAGTTTGTTGTTCCCATAGGCTTCGCGGACCGCCGCCGGTTCGTCTTTCAGGTTGAAGACTTTCAGATGTTCGCTGCCCATCAACTGCCGGGCTTCGTGATACAGCTGGTTGTAAGATTCCAGTTCGCGGCTCTTGTGAACGTTTTGGAACTGGCGGTCAAATCGGGACGCCAACGTCAGTCGGCGTTGGAACATCGTGTCGTCGACGTACCCGGGCAGCTTGATGTTCTGCAGGCCCGATTGCGGATTGGCAATCGGCACCGGTGCCAACGAAGGTTCCAAAAAGCCTGCGCCCGGATGGCGGTCGCCATTGCCGATCAAGAAGTTGCCGGGCAGTTCCTTGTTGACGCGTCCCAGTTGGTCCTGCATCCACGCCCCCAGGGCAGGGTGCCGGATACTGTTGATCTGCTTGTACGCCGTCCGCATTAGATAGCGGGCCTGTTCGTGCGCCCCGGTTTCGGTGCTCAGCGATCGGATCACCGCCAGCGCGCCGGCCAGCTTAGCAAGCTTCGGAAACCGATCGCCGAACTGCATGCCGGGGACCGCCGTTTGAATCGCTTTGGTCTCTCCCGCCTCTTCCACGCCGACCTTGGGATCAAACGTGTCCAAGTGAGTCATCGCGCCGTCCATGAACAAATAGATGACGTGCTTGGCCTTGCCGGCGCGTCCACTTGAAGCGGCAATCGCCGGCTGGTCCAAGAACTTTGATCCGGCCGCGCTGCCGGCGAACGTCACGCCCAAACATGTCCGCGTGATCCGCTGCATGAATTGCCGGCGGTCTTCATGAGTAAATTCAGTGCGTGGCATCGCGATGTTGACCTGGGTGAAAGGAACCGATGACGAGTGCGAAAAGGGGTTGCCCGCCGAGACCCGGCTGGATTCGGTCGAACGCTGTAACCGTCAAACCGAAACCGCAACAGCCAGTGGATCAGTGGATGAACATGAATTCGCGAGTGTTCAAAAGCGCCCAAATGATGTTGCCAAAGGCGACGTGAGGACGAGTCTGTTCACGTTTCAGTTCGCTGGACGCCACACCGCGATCGATGCTGCTGGGGCGACGCGACAGAACCGACAAAAAGACCGCGTCGATGCGATCACGAACGGTCCGCTCCGACGAGACGTTGTCGACGATCGACGACCCCGCTTCCAACATCACGTGAGTGATAGGGCCATTGAACATCGCCAAAATCTGGGGCACCGTCGCGGACAATTCGGCGCCGTTGATGGTTTCCCGATCGCCTTGGCCGAACTGTCGCAAAAAGTGTTGGCTGGGGGCCGGACTGGGCAACTCACTGGCTCGGCAAAGTACGTTGCCTTTGTATGCGTGCTGGTTCAAGGATCGGTTGTATCCGGCGGCAAAGTACGTATCGCGGAACGTTTCCGACTGTTGCTTTAACTGTTGATACGTGATCTTCGAAAAATCAATGTCCACCACCTCGGCATAGTCTTTCGCCGATGGACGTTGAAACGGCATCGGGTTGACCACGGCCAGGGTCAGCATTGAATCCCAAACCTGTTCCGCCGACATTCGCCGGATTGCAGGACCGGCGTACAGGAACGGTTCGTCGGACGTTGGATCGTAAACCGCCGATTCACGTTGGTAGGTTTTGCTGTACAGCACGCCGCGCATCCACTGCTTCATGTCGAAACCGGTGTCGACCATCGCGGTGGCCAAGTATTCCATCATCGCTTCGTTGCTGGGCGGATTGTCGTCGTTGAAATCGTCCACGGGTTCAACCAAGCCCACGCCGGTGAATTGTCGCCACAGACGGTTGGCGATCATCTTGCTGAACTGAGGGTTCTCCGGCGACGTCAACCATGCGGCAAATTTTTGCCGCGGCGTTTTGAATTGATTCGAATCGGGCACTTCGCCCCACGGCACCGCGGGTTCAACGACCTCACCCGGCTTGGCGTCGGTGTAGGCGTAGTCTTTGGGCAAACGCAGTTTGCGTGGCTTTTCGCTGACAACATAGGTGTTCGCACGAGCCAGACGCTGGAAGTATCCCGGCACGCGGCCTTTGTCAAAGTCGTTCTTGGCCTGGTTGATCAATTTCTGAGCGGGGTTCTGTTTTTCGAAACCCGGGTCGCCACGCTGAATTCGCGTCCGCACGCCTGCGGTGAAGGCGGCCAATTCATAGAACTGGTACTGCGTCCAATCGGCGAAGGGGTGATCGTGACACTGGGCGCATCCGATTTGCGTTCCCAAGAAGACACGTACCGTGTTGTCGATGTACGGCAACGCCATGCCGTCATCACGCAACTGATAGCCCACCGCGGGATTCGTCCACGATTTTCCGTCGGCTGTCAGCATTTCATAAACCCAGTCGTCATAGGGCTTGTTTGTGCGAATGGCTTCCTTGACGTAATGCGAAAACGGGTTGCCAATGATGTTGGGCTGCGGTCGATCGACGATCCGCAAGGTGTCCGCCCAGACGTTGTAGAAGTGGCTGACCGAATCGGGGCTGCCCAACAACTGGTCGATCAAGTCTTCGCGTTTCATCGGATCATCGGAATCCAAAAACGCTTGGGTTTCCTGCAGCGTCGGGATGCGGCCGGCGACATCCAAATAGACGCGTCGGACGAACGTCGAATCATCCGTCATGTCATTGGGCAATTGTCCGCCTTGGACCAACGCACGTTCAATCAAGCGGTCGATCTCGGCCGCCATCAGCTGGGCTTCGCTGCGAGACGATCGGCCGACGCCGGTGACCTTCATCGTCGATTTGGGAGCCCGTCGCACGCTTTCGGGCAAGCGGATTTTCGGAGGTGCAGGCTTTTTTGCCGCCGGTTTGCCTTTGCCACGATTTTGCTGTGCCGTCGCAGGAACCGCTGAACCGGCCGCGATCAGCAAACAGACCAACATGCAAACCAAACCATTCACACGGCGTCCAGCACGCGGTCGGCGCACTCGGGGAACCTTGGTGGTCTGCAAATCAGCGATCTGAAAACCAGCGATCTGCGGGTCAGTGGATCCGGCGCGACCGCCGGCCCGAAGGAACGACATCGTCAAAACCGACCTCTGCAAAAAAAACGAGACTGAGCAAAGTCGTCCGCGACGTCATGTCGCGAAGAATACAGAAAAGGGATCACCAGCACCCATTGATAGCCGGCAATGTTAATATCATAGCCGCTAAAACAAGATCTGGAATCGGATTTTGGTGGACGAACGTTTCGACGCTGCGTCAATTTGCGCCGTCGGATCCGACCACCCGAGGTTGCTAACGCCGACAACAAGCCTTTGAACCCGTTGTCGATGACCAGATTTGATAAAAATGGGGCATCCGTCGCGGAATCACACGGCGGATTCCCACCTCTTCCCCCAAAGAGCCCGGCTGAGGCGGGGGGGGGGATCCCGCTGGCCGCAAGGCTGACCGGCCCCACCCGCTGCTGACCCCGTCCCCCCATTTGCTTCGCACGCTGACTATGAATCGAAATCTTGGCGCGAGTCTTTCCCGTTTCGAAAGTTTCCATCGATCCGTGTTTCAGCCGGCGGCACGCTTGGCGTTTGCCGTTGTCGTCCTGGCTTGCGGTCAAGCGGCTGAGGCGGAAACGACCACGACGACGACAACCGGCGCGTTGACGGTCGTTCCGGCGGACGAAGGACAAGGCTGGACGATTCTGTCGGGCAATGAAGTGATCGCGGGCTACGTGGTGGATTCGGCCGGCAAACCGATTGTTTACCCCATCCACAGCCCGGCCGGTCGCCGCGTGGTGCGCGACTATCCGATGGGTCCGCAGGGACCGAAAACACGTGACGATCACCCACACCATCGATCGCTTTGGCTGACCCACGGCGAAGTGAACGATCAAGACTTCTGGTCGACCAGTGAAGAACGTCAGGGCGGTACGATCCGACAAACCGCCGGCCAAGCCAGCGCCAACGACGACGGTTCGGTGGTGATCGAAACCACCAACGACTGGCTTTCGACCGAAGGCAAGCGTGTCCTGTCCGATCACCGTCGATTCACGTTCCGTTTGGCTGAAGATGCCCGGGGAAAAGCACGCTTGATCATCGATTGCGATTTTCGTCTGACCGCCGACGATGACGAAGTCCATTTCGGCGATACCAAGGAAGGCACCTTCGGCATTCGAGTTGCCGGGCCGATGAAGGTCGACGCGAAACTGGGCGGCAGCATCATCAACAAGTCGGGCGATCAGGGCAGCGGGGCGTGGGGCAAAGCTTCGCCCTGG is from Crateriforma conspicua and encodes:
- the rimO gene encoding 30S ribosomal protein S12 methylthiotransferase RimO, coding for MKLPIVTDTASSNAPSPAESTGDGKARGQYAVVSLGCPKNLVDTEQMLGRLDHDGYRMVPDVDDADFVIVNTCGFIESARDESLGAIDEMLQLKRDGKIRNVVVTGCLAERGQGELLKERPEIDAMVGVFGRNDIVAVIDDLYSGLEEQRTVFKPAAIQPLSDSMRSAITPRHFAYLKISEGCDRLCTFCAIPKMRGKHYSKPIEQVVDEAKRLGDSGVREVVVVAQDTTYYGMDLYGRPRLTELLTELDKIESIDWIRLMYFYPMYIDDDLIDVIVGARRVLPYIDMPLQHASDTMLKRMSRKTTRASQEVILEKLRQRIDNLVMRTTMITGFPGETDDDFRQLCDFVAEQKFEHLGVFTYSVEPDTPAAKLPGRVPEDVSLRRQEELMAIQQQIAFEWNESRVGTAVDVLIDAEVPDQPGLFMGRSVAEAPDIDGVVFVSSDDQTSTIEVGQMVRCEIVVANGYDVVAAPLDD
- a CDS encoding DUF1549 and DUF1553 domain-containing protein, producing the protein MSFLRAGGRAGSTDPQIAGFQIADLQTTKVPRVRRPRAGRRVNGLVCMLVCLLIAAGSAVPATAQQNRGKGKPAAKKPAPPKIRLPESVRRAPKSTMKVTGVGRSSRSEAQLMAAEIDRLIERALVQGGQLPNDMTDDSTFVRRVYLDVAGRIPTLQETQAFLDSDDPMKREDLIDQLLGSPDSVSHFYNVWADTLRIVDRPQPNIIGNPFSHYVKEAIRTNKPYDDWVYEMLTADGKSWTNPAVGYQLRDDGMALPYIDNTVRVFLGTQIGCAQCHDHPFADWTQYQFYELAAFTAGVRTRIQRGDPGFEKQNPAQKLINQAKNDFDKGRVPGYFQRLARANTYVVSEKPRKLRLPKDYAYTDAKPGEVVEPAVPWGEVPDSNQFKTPRQKFAAWLTSPENPQFSKMIANRLWRQFTGVGLVEPVDDFNDDNPPSNEAMMEYLATAMVDTGFDMKQWMRGVLYSKTYQRESAVYDPTSDEPFLYAGPAIRRMSAEQVWDSMLTLAVVNPMPFQRPSAKDYAEVVDIDFSKITYQQLKQQSETFRDTYFAAGYNRSLNQHAYKGNVLCRASELPSPAPSQHFLRQFGQGDRETINGAELSATVPQILAMFNGPITHVMLEAGSSIVDNVSSERTVRDRIDAVFLSVLSRRPSSIDRGVASSELKREQTRPHVAFGNIIWALLNTREFMFIH
- a CDS encoding DUF1501 domain-containing protein; protein product: MPRTEFTHEDRRQFMQRITRTCLGVTFAGSAAGSKFLDQPAIAASSGRAGKAKHVIYLFMDGAMTHLDTFDPKVGVEEAGETKAIQTAVPGMQFGDRFPKLAKLAGALAVIRSLSTETGAHEQARYLMRTAYKQINSIRHPALGAWMQDQLGRVNKELPGNFLIGNGDRHPGAGFLEPSLAPVPIANPQSGLQNIKLPGYVDDTMFQRRLTLASRFDRQFQNVHKSRELESYNQLYHEARQLMGSEHLKVFNLKDEPAAVREAYGNNKLGQGCLLARRLVQSGARFVEVSDGGWDMHQDLYGRLTDKAAALDTALSSLLRDLHAKGMLDETLVVLTTEFGRKPNVNQNAGRDHHPGAFCSLLSGAGIKMGQVYGASDEKGHSVVDNHVTISDFNKTIAAAAGLPTDEDFYAPNGRPFKIGGAEGQPIQALLS
- a CDS encoding DUF6807 domain-containing protein, whose product is MFQPAARLAFAVVVLACGQAAEAETTTTTTTGALTVVPADEGQGWTILSGNEVIAGYVVDSAGKPIVYPIHSPAGRRVVRDYPMGPQGPKTRDDHPHHRSLWLTHGEVNDQDFWSTSEERQGGTIRQTAGQASANDDGSVVIETTNDWLSTEGKRVLSDHRRFTFRLAEDARGKARLIIDCDFRLTADDDEVHFGDTKEGTFGIRVAGPMKVDAKLGGSIINKSGDQGSGAWGKASPWVDYTGPAPDSATESDADDETLKALPNAGITIHYHPSSHAAPCRWHVRTYGLFAANPFGVHHFDGGPKTDGYRLPAGESINMFHRVVVHDGPFDRQQTLADEQAYATAAVSPVTGQ